One segment of Paenibacillus sp. FSL R7-0337 DNA contains the following:
- a CDS encoding glycerophosphodiester phosphodiesterase, translating to MNIINFAHRGASAAAPENTMAAFRKGLELGATGIETDVQLTSDGAVVVIHDESLNRTTSGSGYVKDKTLREILEVDAGSWFSPEFAGERIPTLDELLDLLQGRETILNIELKNGTFLYPGMEEKVIAAVREQGMSERVVISSFNHYSLAYCKSLAPEIRTGILYGEGLYRPWNYAATLQADALHAHHSSVLPEFVNAAAEKGIVYHPWTVNDPERMQALIEAEVAGIITDHPDILAGLLAARGV from the coding sequence ATGAACATCATTAATTTCGCGCATCGCGGCGCATCCGCAGCCGCCCCGGAGAACACAATGGCGGCCTTCCGCAAGGGTCTTGAGCTTGGTGCAACCGGCATTGAGACCGACGTACAGCTTACCAGTGACGGAGCAGTAGTAGTGATCCATGATGAGAGTCTTAACCGTACCACTTCAGGCAGCGGTTATGTGAAGGATAAGACGCTTCGTGAGATACTGGAGGTAGACGCAGGCTCCTGGTTCAGCCCTGAGTTCGCAGGAGAACGGATTCCGACACTGGACGAGCTGCTGGATCTGCTGCAGGGCCGGGAGACGATTCTGAATATAGAGCTTAAGAACGGGACCTTCCTCTATCCCGGCATGGAAGAGAAGGTAATCGCCGCTGTCCGGGAGCAGGGTATGAGTGAGCGGGTCGTGATCTCTAGCTTCAATCATTATTCCCTAGCCTACTGCAAGTCGCTGGCACCGGAGATCCGTACGGGTATTCTCTACGGCGAGGGACTGTACCGTCCTTGGAATTACGCGGCAACCTTGCAGGCGGATGCGCTGCATGCCCATCATTCCTCGGTGCTGCCGGAGTTCGTGAACGCCGCTGCAGAGAAAGGCATTGTCTATCATCCGTGGACGGTTAATGATCCCGAGCGGATGCAGGCATTAATCGAAGCTGAGGTGGCGGGAATTATTACCGATCATCCGGATATTCTAGCCGGGCTTTTGGCTGCCAGAGGCGTCTGA
- a CDS encoding NUDIX domain-containing protein, which translates to MKFCLECGTRLVMKECNGEGEVPYCESCAVFRFPVFSTAMSTAVLNRSLDRILLIQQYKRKDYILLAGYVNKGENAEAALIREVKEEAGLEVIAYEYMRSQYFAPSNTLMLNYISVADTDDLSAMSDELDHAAWFTLDEAVDAILPGSLAESFLLTIIDKLRQGRALEDFTAVVR; encoded by the coding sequence TTGAAGTTTTGTCTGGAATGCGGAACCCGTCTGGTTATGAAGGAATGCAATGGAGAAGGAGAGGTACCCTATTGCGAATCCTGCGCCGTCTTCAGATTCCCTGTGTTCAGCACAGCGATGAGTACAGCCGTACTGAACCGGAGTCTCGATAGAATCCTGCTCATCCAGCAGTATAAGCGCAAGGATTACATTCTGCTCGCCGGGTATGTGAATAAGGGAGAGAACGCCGAAGCGGCCCTGATCCGTGAAGTGAAGGAAGAAGCGGGGCTTGAGGTGATTGCTTATGAATATATGCGCAGCCAGTATTTCGCCCCGTCTAATACTTTAATGCTCAATTACATCAGTGTGGCTGACACGGATGACTTAAGTGCCATGAGCGACGAGCTGGACCACGCCGCCTGGTTCACACTGGATGAAGCTGTTGACGCCATATTACCAGGCAGCCTCGCGGAGAGCTTCCTGCTCACCATCATTGATAAGCTGAGACAGGGGAGGGCTCTGGAGGATTTTACAGCGGTTGTCCGGTAA